Proteins from a genomic interval of Kitasatospora herbaricolor:
- a CDS encoding nuclear transport factor 2 family protein — MGGSVAGDGRLSGGTPDQQAAEADRDAVLAANQALYEALETGDLEAVEQAWLGAGEADDKGGVVCVHPGWPVLRGRAQVTRSYMLIMMNTEYIQFFLTDVEAEVQGDVALVTCTENILSGGEAEEEGELGPLVGGKVVSTNLFRRTADGWKLWSHHGSPVLTSGDDEDED; from the coding sequence ATGGGAGGGTCTGTGGCAGGTGACGGCAGGTTGAGCGGCGGAACACCGGACCAGCAGGCGGCGGAGGCCGACCGGGACGCGGTCCTGGCGGCGAACCAGGCGCTGTACGAGGCGCTGGAGACCGGCGACCTGGAGGCGGTCGAGCAGGCCTGGCTCGGGGCCGGGGAGGCCGACGACAAGGGCGGCGTGGTGTGCGTGCACCCCGGCTGGCCGGTCCTGCGCGGACGGGCCCAGGTCACCCGGTCCTACATGCTGATCATGATGAACACCGAGTACATCCAGTTCTTCCTGACCGATGTCGAGGCCGAGGTGCAGGGCGATGTGGCCCTTGTCACCTGCACCGAGAACATCCTCTCCGGCGGCGAGGCCGAGGAGGAGGGCGAGCTGGGCCCGCTGGTCGGGGGCAAGGTCGTCTCCACCAACCTCTTCCGGCGCACCGCCGACGGCTGGAAGCTCTGGTCCCACCACGGTTCACCCGTGCTGACCAGCGGCGACGACGAGGACGAGGACTGA
- the arfB gene encoding alternative ribosome rescue aminoacyl-tRNA hydrolase ArfB, translating into MPEPIRVRGSVVVPDAELVWRFSRSSGPGGQHVNTSDTQVELRYDLAASAALPEVWKQRALERLANRLVDGRVLVVKASEHRSQWRNREVAAARLASLLGEATAPPPKTRRATRPSKGMVERRLFNKRHRSELKQGRRLQRGD; encoded by the coding sequence ATGCCTGAGCCCATCCGCGTACGGGGATCGGTGGTCGTCCCCGACGCCGAGCTCGTCTGGCGCTTCTCCCGTTCCTCCGGTCCCGGCGGACAGCACGTCAACACCTCGGACACCCAGGTCGAGCTGCGCTACGACCTGGCGGCCTCGGCGGCCCTGCCCGAGGTGTGGAAGCAGCGCGCCCTGGAGCGGCTCGCGAACCGGCTGGTGGACGGCCGGGTGCTGGTGGTGAAGGCCTCCGAGCACCGCTCGCAGTGGCGCAACCGGGAGGTCGCGGCCGCCCGGCTGGCCTCGCTGCTGGGCGAGGCCACCGCCCCGCCGCCGAAGACCCGGCGGGCGACCAGGCCCAGCAAGGGCATGGTCGAGCGGCGGCTGTTCAACAAGCGGCACCGCTCCGAGCTGAAGCAGGGACGGCGGCTGCAGCGCGGCGACTAG
- the nagA gene encoding N-acetylglucosamine-6-phosphate deacetylase codes for MTAARNQSAALPRGAALAGARLVLPGGVVEDGRLTVEGTTLSSFGGDRQPGDLDLTGHTVVPGFVDLHVHGGGGGSYASGIAEEALTAARTHLAHGTTTTVASTVTGEIDEVCRQAAVLSELVEDGVLAGVHFEGPFISHNRCGAHRPDLLRDPDPALVRKLVDAARGHAKMVTLAPELPGGLDSVRMLADLGVIAAVGHTDSDYAKTLEAIEAGATVATHLFNAMPGIQHRAPGPIVALLEDERVTVELINDGIHLHPSVLDLAYGTAGASRVALITDAMGAAGMGDGLYPLGPLQVRVEDGVARLVEGGSIAGSTLTLDVAFRRSVTLNGLSLNQAVESLCTVPARLLGLADSIGSLETGKSADLVVLDSESYELVAVMRRGAWVSGADRFTAVGTG; via the coding sequence GTGACTGCCGCGCGGAATCAATCGGCGGCTCTGCCGCGGGGTGCCGCACTGGCCGGCGCCCGACTGGTCCTGCCAGGCGGCGTCGTCGAGGACGGCCGGCTCACCGTCGAGGGGACGACCCTGTCGTCCTTCGGCGGCGACCGGCAGCCGGGCGACCTGGACCTGACGGGCCACACCGTCGTCCCCGGCTTCGTCGACCTGCACGTGCACGGCGGCGGCGGCGGCTCCTACGCCTCCGGGATCGCCGAGGAGGCGCTCACCGCCGCCCGCACGCACCTGGCGCACGGCACCACCACCACCGTCGCGAGCACCGTCACCGGCGAGATCGACGAGGTCTGCCGCCAGGCCGCGGTGCTCTCCGAACTGGTGGAGGACGGCGTGCTCGCCGGCGTCCACTTCGAGGGCCCCTTCATCTCCCACAACCGGTGCGGCGCCCACCGCCCCGACCTGCTCCGCGACCCCGACCCGGCGCTGGTGCGCAAGCTGGTCGACGCCGCCCGCGGCCACGCCAAGATGGTCACCCTGGCACCGGAACTGCCCGGCGGACTCGACTCCGTCCGGATGCTGGCCGACCTCGGCGTGATCGCCGCCGTCGGCCACACCGACTCCGACTACGCCAAGACCCTCGAAGCCATCGAGGCCGGCGCCACCGTCGCCACCCACCTGTTCAACGCGATGCCCGGCATCCAGCACCGGGCGCCGGGCCCGATCGTCGCCCTCCTGGAGGACGAGCGGGTCACCGTCGAGCTCATCAACGACGGCATCCACCTGCACCCCTCGGTGCTGGACCTCGCCTACGGCACCGCCGGCGCCTCCCGGGTCGCGCTGATCACCGACGCCATGGGCGCGGCCGGCATGGGCGACGGCCTCTACCCGCTCGGCCCGCTGCAGGTCCGCGTCGAGGACGGCGTCGCCCGGCTGGTCGAGGGCGGCTCCATCGCCGGCTCCACCCTCACCCTGGACGTCGCCTTCCGCCGCTCGGTCACCCTCAACGGCCTCAGCCTGAACCAGGCCGTCGAGTCGCTCTGCACGGTGCCCGCCCGCCTGCTCGGCCTCGCCGACTCGATCGGCTCGCTGGAGACCGGCAAGAGCGCCGACCTCGTCGTGCTGGACTCCGAGAGCTACGAGCTGGTCGCGGTGATGCGCCGCGGCGCGTGGGTCTCCGGTGCCGACCGCTTCACCGCGGTCGGCACCGGCTGA
- a CDS encoding GGDEF domain-containing protein, translating into MEAESEPYVRLATLRTLHRVVADLNAARSLAGTLQAVVEGAVHGLGFDAAAVSLVRPDGDLVVAAVWELEESALGGPAVLLGQVGSRESWDRLLGVSDHWGTLRFLPHDRGWAVGSDIPRWTGDGPLPVYTNDWHPSDGLLAPMYSAGGDLLGVLSVDRPRSGKRPGAWTREALEMFSLQASIAIGNARLRAEMQRALARLEKEQQALRASEESFRQAFEYAPSGMAITELHGAGRGQLTRVNDALCRLLGRPRAVLRQQSFADLVHPEDRGLLERTSAESGRAELRLSRRDGGYQWVCLRNSVVADAAEGPSFLLTHVEDIEERKRHEFQLAHRASHDALTGLPNGAELKARLGRRLCAQPQAPVGAPPHGAVAYSGAGAIEPGYAAVAGAASYSAHSAFDGLEGLGAGPAPAHGYGLPESQGHHGHGEHAAGRAGGRGVAPDHAHAVVPADQGSSGDLWSGALRPGAAAAGDKGLAVLFCDLDGFKSINDRFGHNAGDAVLVEVARRLQQVVREGDTVARLGGDEFVVLADGIGREEAKDLSNRLRTAIIPPMRIDGRAMRVGVSLGIGWAGCGMSIEEVLHTADERMYDEKRARGGAVRGARGERSHRRAG; encoded by the coding sequence ATGGAAGCCGAGTCGGAGCCGTACGTCCGCCTGGCGACCCTCCGCACCTTGCACCGGGTCGTGGCGGACCTCAATGCTGCCCGCAGCCTGGCGGGCACCTTGCAGGCCGTGGTCGAGGGCGCGGTGCACGGGCTCGGCTTCGACGCGGCCGCGGTGAGCCTGGTGCGACCCGACGGCGATCTGGTGGTGGCGGCCGTCTGGGAGCTGGAGGAGAGCGCCCTGGGCGGTCCGGCCGTGCTGCTCGGCCAGGTCGGCTCCCGGGAGTCCTGGGACCGCCTGCTCGGCGTCAGCGACCACTGGGGCACCCTGCGCTTCCTGCCGCACGACCGGGGCTGGGCGGTCGGCAGCGACATCCCGCGCTGGACCGGCGACGGCCCGCTGCCCGTCTACACCAACGACTGGCACCCCAGTGACGGCCTGCTCGCCCCGATGTACAGCGCCGGCGGCGACCTCCTCGGCGTGCTGTCGGTCGACCGGCCGCGCAGCGGCAAGCGGCCCGGCGCCTGGACCCGCGAGGCCCTGGAGATGTTCTCCCTGCAGGCCTCCATCGCGATCGGCAACGCCCGCCTGCGGGCCGAGATGCAGCGCGCCCTGGCCCGGCTGGAGAAGGAGCAGCAGGCGCTGAGAGCCAGCGAGGAGAGCTTCCGGCAGGCCTTCGAGTACGCGCCCAGCGGCATGGCCATCACCGAGCTGCACGGCGCCGGCCGGGGCCAGCTGACCCGGGTCAACGACGCGCTCTGCCGCCTGCTCGGCCGCCCGCGCGCGGTGCTGCGCCAGCAGAGCTTCGCCGACCTGGTGCATCCCGAGGACCGCGGCCTGCTGGAGCGCACCAGCGCCGAGAGCGGCCGCGCCGAGCTGCGGCTGTCCCGGCGGGACGGCGGCTACCAGTGGGTCTGCCTGCGCAACTCGGTGGTCGCCGACGCGGCCGAGGGGCCGAGCTTCCTGCTGACCCACGTCGAGGACATCGAGGAGCGCAAGCGGCACGAGTTCCAGCTGGCCCACCGGGCCAGCCACGACGCGCTGACCGGCCTGCCCAACGGCGCGGAGCTGAAGGCCCGGCTCGGCCGGCGGCTGTGCGCCCAGCCCCAGGCGCCGGTGGGCGCGCCCCCGCACGGGGCGGTGGCCTACAGCGGCGCGGGCGCGATCGAGCCGGGGTACGCCGCGGTGGCGGGCGCCGCCTCGTACAGCGCGCACTCCGCCTTCGACGGCCTGGAGGGCCTCGGGGCCGGCCCCGCGCCGGCCCACGGCTACGGGCTGCCCGAGAGCCAGGGGCACCACGGCCACGGGGAGCACGCGGCCGGCCGGGCCGGCGGCCGCGGCGTGGCGCCGGACCACGCGCACGCGGTGGTGCCGGCCGACCAGGGCTCCTCGGGCGACCTGTGGAGCGGGGCGCTGCGGCCCGGCGCCGCGGCGGCGGGGGACAAGGGCCTCGCGGTGCTCTTCTGCGACCTGGACGGCTTCAAGTCGATCAACGACCGGTTCGGCCACAACGCGGGCGACGCGGTGCTGGTCGAGGTGGCCCGCCGGCTGCAGCAGGTCGTCCGGGAGGGTGACACGGTGGCCCGGCTGGGCGGCGACGAGTTCGTGGTGCTCGCCGACGGCATCGGGCGGGAGGAGGCCAAGGACCTCTCCAACCGGCTCCGCACGGCGATCATCCCGCCGATGCGGATCGACGGCCGGGCGATGCGGGTCGGGGTCAGCCTCGGGATCGGCTGGGCGGGCTGCGGGATGAGCATCGAAGAGGTGCTGCACACCGCCGACGAGCGGATGTACGACGAGAAGCGGGCCCGCGGCGGAGCCGTCCGGGGGGCCCGCGGTGAGCGCTCGCACCGCAGGGCGGGCTGA
- a CDS encoding DUF3180 domain-containing protein yields the protein MKLLRIRLLVAITAVTTALSWAGARLWASLDTLPGVPAAAPLVLAAVAVVLLATALSLRSRLKAARERQPGAKGVDPLGAARALVLGQASALVSAVVTGIYAGMGIELLTELDVAARRGQAVTAGFAVLAGVAVMAAALWLQHICKLPEDHDDPTARAAQPR from the coding sequence GTGAAGCTGCTCCGCATCCGTCTGCTGGTCGCCATCACCGCCGTCACGACGGCGCTGTCCTGGGCCGGTGCCAGGTTGTGGGCCTCGTTGGACACCCTGCCCGGCGTGCCCGCGGCGGCGCCCCTCGTCCTGGCGGCGGTCGCGGTGGTGCTGCTGGCCACCGCCCTCTCGCTGCGCTCCCGGCTGAAGGCGGCCCGCGAGCGGCAGCCCGGCGCCAAGGGCGTCGACCCGCTGGGCGCCGCCCGGGCCCTGGTCCTGGGGCAGGCGAGCGCGCTGGTCTCGGCCGTGGTGACGGGGATCTACGCCGGGATGGGCATCGAGCTGCTGACCGAGCTGGACGTCGCCGCCCGCCGGGGCCAGGCCGTCACGGCCGGCTTCGCGGTGCTCGCCGGGGTGGCCGTGATGGCGGCCGCGCTCTGGCTGCAGCACATCTGCAAGCTGCCCGAGGACCACGACGACCCGACCGCCCGGGCGGCCCAGCCACGCTGA
- the folK gene encoding 2-amino-4-hydroxy-6-hydroxymethyldihydropteridine diphosphokinase, producing MSTSDPTASPTTFDLERRVDSADTTLHNPRYAVIALGSNLGNRLETLQGAVDALADTPGLRIKAVSAVYETEALGGPEEQPNYYNAVVVLRTTLPPHSLLERGNAVEDAFGRVRTVRWGPRTLDVDILAYEGVTSDDPELLLPHPRSHERAFVLAPWLDADPKAELPGLGLVADLLDDLGGEDAQGVRRRDDINLRLPE from the coding sequence ATGAGCACCAGTGACCCGACCGCCTCGCCGACCACGTTCGACCTGGAGCGCAGGGTCGACTCGGCGGACACCACCCTGCACAACCCGCGCTACGCCGTGATCGCCCTCGGCAGCAACCTCGGCAACCGGCTGGAGACCCTCCAGGGGGCCGTGGACGCGCTCGCCGACACCCCCGGGCTGCGCATCAAGGCCGTCTCCGCCGTCTACGAGACGGAGGCCCTCGGCGGCCCCGAGGAGCAGCCCAACTACTACAACGCGGTGGTCGTGCTGCGCACCACCCTGCCGCCGCACTCCCTGCTGGAGCGGGGCAACGCGGTCGAGGACGCCTTCGGCCGGGTCCGTACCGTCCGCTGGGGCCCGCGCACCCTGGACGTCGACATCCTCGCCTACGAGGGCGTCACCAGCGACGACCCGGAGCTGCTGCTGCCGCACCCGCGCTCGCACGAGCGGGCCTTCGTGCTCGCCCCGTGGCTGGACGCCGACCCCAAGGCGGAGCTGCCGGGCCTCGGCCTGGTCGCCGACCTGCTGGACGACCTCGGCGGGGAGGACGCCCAGGGCGTCCGCCGGCGCGACGACATCAACCTGCGGCTGCCCGAGTAG
- a CDS encoding flavin reductase family protein, which produces MYSSPQPAAAPLATPDEFRAALSQLAAGVTLVTVHDPEEGANGEDVGMTATSFLSVSLEPPLVLISVREDSRMDEVLSRVDTWAVSLLGEEHKALGSRFAMKGRLSDRLLFADTPHRRGPLSGAPLIDRALATVECRTEQRIAAGDHTLLLGRVLEARVPDPGGNPLLYFRGGYRRLG; this is translated from the coding sequence GTGTACTCGTCCCCGCAGCCCGCCGCTGCCCCCCTCGCGACGCCCGACGAGTTCCGGGCCGCCCTGTCCCAGCTCGCCGCCGGCGTGACGCTGGTGACCGTCCACGACCCCGAGGAAGGGGCCAACGGCGAGGACGTCGGCATGACCGCGACGTCGTTCCTCTCCGTGTCCCTGGAGCCGCCGCTCGTGCTGATCTCGGTCCGCGAGGACTCCCGGATGGACGAGGTGCTCTCCCGGGTCGACACCTGGGCCGTCTCGCTGCTCGGCGAGGAGCACAAGGCCCTCGGCTCGCGCTTCGCCATGAAGGGCCGGCTCAGCGACCGGCTGCTGTTCGCGGACACCCCGCACCGGCGCGGCCCGCTCAGCGGCGCGCCGCTGATCGACCGGGCGCTGGCCACCGTCGAGTGCCGCACCGAGCAGCGGATAGCCGCCGGCGACCACACCCTGCTGCTCGGCCGGGTCCTGGAGGCACGCGTGCCCGACCCCGGCGGCAACCCGCTGCTGTACTTCCGGGGCGGCTACCGCCGGCTCGGCTGA
- a CDS encoding TerD family protein: MPVSLSKGGNVSLTKEAPGLSAVTVGLGWDVRTTTGAEFDLDASAIVLNADGKVLSNSHFVFFNNTSTPDSTVVHTGDNRTGEGAGDDEAINVNLAGLPAEAAKITFPVSIYDAVARSQSFGQVRNAYIRVLNAAGGAEIARYDLSEDAATETAMIFGELYRNGAEWKFRAVGQGYASGLAGIAQDFGVQL, translated from the coding sequence ATGCCAGTGAGCCTCTCCAAGGGTGGCAACGTCTCGCTGACCAAGGAGGCCCCCGGCCTGTCCGCGGTCACCGTCGGCCTCGGCTGGGACGTCCGGACCACGACCGGCGCGGAATTCGACCTCGACGCCAGCGCGATCGTGCTGAACGCGGACGGCAAGGTCCTGTCCAACAGCCACTTCGTGTTCTTCAACAACACCAGCACCCCGGACAGCACCGTGGTGCACACCGGTGACAACCGCACCGGCGAGGGCGCCGGCGACGACGAGGCGATCAACGTCAACCTCGCCGGCCTGCCCGCCGAGGCCGCGAAGATCACCTTCCCGGTCTCGATCTACGACGCGGTGGCCCGCTCGCAGAGCTTCGGCCAGGTCCGCAACGCCTACATCCGCGTGCTCAACGCGGCCGGCGGCGCCGAGATCGCCCGCTACGACCTCTCCGAGGACGCGGCCACCGAGACCGCCATGATCTTCGGCGAGCTCTACCGCAACGGCGCCGAGTGGAAGTTCCGCGCCGTCGGCCAGGGCTACGCCTCCGGCCTGGCCGGGATCGCCCAGGACTTCGGCGTCCAGCTCTGA
- the folP gene encoding dihydropteroate synthase: MDNPRYRSLPAGLPDLDRCAVMGVVNVTPDSFSDGGLWHDPARAIAHGLALRARGADLIDVGGESTRPGARRVTEKEELERVLPVVRELAEAGVVVSIDTMRASVAEQAVAAGARLVNDVSGGLADPAMAEVVAATGAPFVVMHWRGQSADMESLAVYGDVVTDVVAELTRRMEALLAAGVQERQLILDPGLGFAKTTEHNWALLGRLDALTALGRPVLVAASRKRFLGTLLANPETGELRPARERDDATAAVSVLSAGAGAWAVRVHDVAGTADAVRVVAAWQRAARQG, translated from the coding sequence ATGGACAACCCGCGCTACCGCTCCCTGCCGGCCGGCCTCCCGGACCTCGACCGCTGCGCCGTGATGGGCGTGGTCAACGTGACCCCCGACTCCTTCTCGGACGGCGGCCTGTGGCACGACCCGGCGCGCGCCATCGCCCACGGGCTCGCGCTGCGCGCCAGGGGCGCGGACCTGATCGACGTCGGCGGCGAGTCCACCCGGCCGGGTGCCCGGCGGGTGACCGAGAAGGAGGAGCTGGAGCGGGTCCTGCCGGTGGTCCGGGAGCTCGCCGAGGCGGGTGTGGTCGTCAGCATCGACACCATGCGGGCGAGCGTGGCCGAACAGGCGGTCGCGGCCGGCGCCCGGCTGGTCAACGACGTCTCCGGCGGCCTCGCCGACCCGGCGATGGCCGAGGTGGTCGCCGCCACCGGCGCGCCCTTCGTGGTGATGCACTGGCGCGGTCAGTCCGCCGACATGGAGAGCCTCGCGGTCTACGGGGACGTGGTCACCGACGTCGTCGCCGAGCTGACCCGGCGGATGGAGGCCCTGCTGGCGGCCGGTGTCCAGGAGCGGCAGCTGATCCTGGACCCGGGCCTCGGCTTCGCCAAGACCACCGAGCACAACTGGGCCCTGCTCGGCCGGCTGGACGCGCTCACCGCCCTGGGCAGGCCGGTGCTGGTGGCCGCTTCGCGCAAGCGGTTCCTGGGTACGCTGCTGGCCAACCCGGAAACCGGGGAGCTGCGCCCGGCCCGGGAGCGCGACGACGCGACCGCCGCGGTGTCGGTACTGTCGGCCGGGGCCGGCGCCTGGGCGGTGCGGGTGCACGACGTGGCCGGGACGGCGGACGCCGTCCGGGTGGTCGCGGCCTGGCAGCGCGCGGCCCGGCAGGGGTGA
- the folB gene encoding dihydroneopterin aldolase produces the protein MDRVTLRGLRARGHHGVFERERVEGQTFVVDLVLFLDTRPAASGDDLTRTAHYGVIAEEVTAVIAGEPVDLIETLAQRIADQCLKHDPVEEVEVTVHKPDAPITVPFDDVTVTIHRGRA, from the coding sequence CTGGACCGCGTCACCCTGCGGGGTCTGCGTGCCCGGGGCCACCACGGCGTCTTCGAGCGTGAGCGCGTCGAGGGCCAGACCTTCGTGGTCGACCTCGTGCTGTTCCTGGACACCCGTCCGGCCGCGTCCGGCGACGACCTCACCCGCACGGCCCACTACGGCGTCATCGCCGAAGAGGTCACCGCGGTCATCGCGGGTGAGCCCGTCGACCTGATCGAGACGCTCGCCCAGCGCATCGCCGACCAGTGCCTCAAGCACGATCCGGTCGAGGAGGTCGAGGTGACGGTGCACAAGCCCGACGCCCCGATCACCGTGCCGTTCGACGACGTCACCGTCACCATCCACCGGGGCCGCGCATGA
- a CDS encoding phosphatidylglycerol lysyltransferase domain-containing protein produces the protein MSVPVSVEPPSPPPPRRSGFQTLRTQAASVPRAWLPGAVGYACLLIGLLDVASAVFPKLRRTRMHSFAGQLPGGTTTLAAVGTLMVGLLLVLLAHALRRRKKRAWRAVCVLLPIGAGLHILRWHQIGPAVVSLVLLAVMLVHRGEFYAKADPRTRWRAVANLIVMGTVSVLLGLLIVSVRWKAEIHDPSMLDRLQHVVYGLFGFEGPIDYNSDRISDLVAYLLGALGLLTAGTTTYLALRPEKPEPELTAEDEEKVRALLARHGERDSLGYFALRRDKSVLFSPTGKAAISYRVVSGVMLASGDPVGDVEAWPGAIKVFMAEAREHAWVPAVMGCSETGGEVWTREAGLDALELGDEAIVDATTFSLAGRAMRNVRQMVKRIERNGYSCKVRRVSELDPEEKFRIAEAAARWRGTDTERGFSMALGRFGDPGDEDCVVVTAHKAPEEDGFPAEPGDDLKAVLHFVPWGPDGISLELMRRDRAADPGLNELLIVAALQAVPAMGVRRVSLNFAMFRSALARGERIGAGPVLRAWRGLLVFSSRWFQIESLYKFNAKFQPAWEPRFLVYPQTRDLPRIGFAAMQAEAFITLGMPKFGRKRQRQGLMPAPARPEVTEAA, from the coding sequence ATGAGCGTTCCCGTGTCCGTTGAGCCGCCGTCGCCCCCGCCGCCCCGCCGCAGCGGCTTCCAGACGCTTCGTACCCAAGCGGCCTCCGTGCCGCGGGCCTGGCTGCCCGGTGCGGTCGGGTACGCCTGCCTGCTGATCGGCCTGCTCGACGTCGCGAGCGCGGTGTTCCCCAAGCTCCGCCGGACCCGGATGCACTCCTTCGCCGGCCAGCTGCCCGGCGGGACGACCACCCTCGCCGCCGTCGGCACCCTGATGGTCGGCCTGCTGCTGGTGCTGCTCGCGCACGCCCTGCGCCGGCGCAAGAAGCGCGCCTGGCGGGCCGTCTGCGTCCTGCTGCCGATCGGCGCCGGCCTGCACATCCTGCGCTGGCACCAGATCGGCCCCGCGGTCGTCTCGCTGGTGCTGCTCGCGGTGATGCTGGTGCACCGCGGCGAGTTCTACGCCAAGGCCGACCCGCGCACCCGCTGGCGGGCCGTCGCCAACCTGATCGTGATGGGCACCGTCAGCGTGCTCCTCGGCCTGCTGATTGTCAGCGTCCGCTGGAAGGCCGAGATCCACGACCCGAGCATGCTGGACCGCCTCCAGCACGTGGTCTACGGGCTGTTCGGGTTCGAAGGGCCGATCGACTACAACTCCGACCGGATCTCCGACCTGGTCGCCTACCTGCTCGGCGCGCTCGGACTGCTGACCGCCGGCACCACCACGTACCTCGCGCTGCGCCCGGAGAAGCCCGAGCCGGAGCTGACCGCCGAGGACGAGGAGAAGGTCCGGGCGCTGCTGGCCCGGCACGGCGAGCGGGACTCGCTCGGCTACTTCGCCCTGCGCCGGGACAAGAGCGTGCTCTTCTCGCCGACCGGCAAGGCCGCCATCTCCTACCGGGTGGTCTCCGGCGTGATGCTCGCCTCCGGCGACCCGGTCGGCGACGTCGAGGCCTGGCCCGGTGCGATCAAGGTCTTCATGGCGGAGGCCCGCGAGCACGCCTGGGTCCCGGCCGTGATGGGCTGCAGCGAGACCGGCGGCGAGGTCTGGACCCGCGAGGCGGGCCTGGACGCCCTGGAGCTCGGCGACGAGGCGATCGTGGACGCCACCACCTTCTCGCTCGCCGGGCGCGCCATGCGCAACGTCCGCCAGATGGTGAAGCGGATCGAGCGCAACGGGTACTCCTGCAAGGTCCGCCGGGTCTCCGAACTCGACCCGGAGGAGAAGTTCCGGATCGCCGAGGCCGCCGCCCGCTGGCGCGGCACCGACACCGAGCGCGGTTTCTCGATGGCCCTCGGCCGTTTCGGCGACCCGGGCGACGAGGACTGCGTGGTCGTCACCGCCCACAAGGCACCCGAGGAGGACGGCTTCCCGGCCGAACCCGGGGACGACCTGAAGGCCGTCCTGCACTTCGTCCCGTGGGGGCCGGACGGCATCTCGCTGGAGCTGATGCGCCGCGACCGGGCCGCCGACCCCGGGCTCAACGAGCTGCTGATCGTGGCCGCCCTGCAGGCCGTCCCCGCCATGGGGGTGCGCCGGGTCTCGCTGAACTTCGCGATGTTCCGCTCCGCGCTGGCCCGCGGCGAGCGGATCGGGGCCGGCCCGGTGCTCCGTGCCTGGCGCGGACTGCTGGTCTTCTCCTCGCGCTGGTTCCAGATCGAGTCGCTGTACAAGTTCAACGCCAAGTTCCAGCCCGCCTGGGAGCCGCGCTTCCTGGTCTACCCGCAGACCAGGGACCTGCCCCGGATCGGCTTCGCCGCGATGCAGGCCGAGGCCTTCATCACCCTCGGCATGCCGAAGTTCGGCCGCAAGCGCCAGCGCCAGGGCCTGATGCCCGCCCCGGCCCGCCCGGAGGTCACCGAGGCGGCCTGA